From the genome of Bifidobacterium asteroides, one region includes:
- the rpsT gene encoding 30S ribosomal protein S20 gives MANIKSQKKRVITNEKAHLRNTEVKSAIKTSVRSVRKAVDAGDKEAAQAAYQVAARRLDKAAGKGVIHRNQAANRKSGLANAVNAL, from the coding sequence TTGGCAAACATCAAGTCGCAGAAGAAGCGGGTCATCACCAACGAAAAGGCGCACCTGCGCAACACGGAGGTCAAGAGCGCGATCAAGACCTCCGTGCGTTCCGTGCGCAAGGCCGTGGATGCCGGTGACAAGGAGGCCGCTCAGGCTGCCTACCAGGTGGCCGCCCGCCGTCTGGACAAGGCCGCCGGCAAGGGTGTAATCCACCGCAACCAGGCCGCCAACCGCAAGTCCGGTCTGGCCAACGCCGTCAACGCCCTCTGA
- a CDS encoding trimeric intracellular cation channel family protein: protein MKTALEGNLIFMVIEYLGIFSCGLSGGLAAVRKGYDIIAILLVSWISALGGGVVRDVLLGQVPPSGITDKGSVIVTLASGLVVAVAHPEISRMTWSMLVTDAMALGSFAVNGTAKALMCGTGGMTAIFMGMATALVGGLLRDILLNQVPAVIQDQHWYALPSLIGCLLTLASARARQHGLYPVRVDMALDLAIVALVVVLRIISVKFDILVPGAMDRRSARLPLNDAQLTRAIRHLMRGRSDISVTIQHDDEDANENSKGEPGVKKGR, encoded by the coding sequence ATGAAGACGGCCTTGGAGGGGAACCTCATCTTCATGGTCATCGAGTACCTGGGCATCTTCAGCTGCGGGCTTTCGGGCGGTCTGGCTGCCGTGCGCAAGGGTTACGACATCATCGCCATCCTTTTGGTTTCATGGATCAGCGCTCTGGGCGGCGGAGTGGTCCGTGATGTCCTGCTGGGCCAGGTGCCTCCCAGCGGCATCACCGACAAGGGCTCGGTCATCGTCACCCTGGCATCAGGCCTGGTGGTGGCTGTCGCCCATCCCGAGATCAGCAGGATGACCTGGTCCATGCTGGTCACCGATGCCATGGCGCTGGGATCCTTCGCCGTCAACGGGACCGCCAAGGCACTGATGTGCGGAACCGGCGGCATGACAGCCATCTTCATGGGCATGGCCACGGCCCTGGTCGGGGGGCTCCTTCGAGACATCCTTCTCAACCAGGTGCCTGCAGTCATCCAGGACCAGCACTGGTACGCGCTGCCTTCCCTGATCGGCTGCTTGCTGACCCTAGCCTCCGCGCGCGCCCGGCAGCATGGGCTATATCCGGTCCGGGTCGACATGGCTCTGGACCTGGCCATCGTGGCCCTGGTGGTCGTCCTGCGCATCATCTCGGTAAAATTCGACATCCTGGTGCCTGGGGCAATGGACCGGCGCTCGGCCCGGCTGCCGCTCAACGATGCCCAGCTGACCAGGGCCATCCGGCATCTGATGCGCGGCCGGTCGGACATCAGCGTCACCATCCAGCACGACGACGAGGATGCCAATGAGAATTCAAAAGGGGAGCCGGGCGTCAAAAAGGGCCGGTGA
- a CDS encoding branched-chain amino acid aminotransferase produces the protein MAEQSHHDPKALNELADAFQVIPNDHPASDEERARLIDKPAFGQLFSDNMAHMGWTSDDGWKDRRVEPYGPLSLDPGASVLHYAQEAFEGLKAYYHDDGSIWLFRPDANAQRFYNSAKRLALPPLEPNDFLGSVAALVRRDADWVPKRREYTLYMRPYMFASEPFLGVRAPHAVDYCVIASPSGPYFAGGVKPVSIWVEDKWFRTGPGGTGFAKCGGNYAASLLGENRGAEHGCEQVCFVDAATKTYLEELGGMNMFTVHKDGHLETPSLTGTILPGVTRNSLIALAQDNGRDVTETMIRLDTLLDDIRSGEVTEVFACGTAAIITPIGRFKSENFDVQVADGGSGEVTMDLRNELLGIQLGEIEDPHDWMWKVC, from the coding sequence ATGGCAGAGCAATCACATCACGACCCGAAGGCACTCAATGAGTTGGCGGACGCTTTCCAGGTCATTCCCAACGATCATCCAGCCTCTGACGAGGAACGTGCCCGGCTGATTGACAAGCCCGCCTTCGGCCAGCTTTTCTCAGACAACATGGCCCACATGGGATGGACCTCGGATGACGGCTGGAAGGATCGCAGGGTTGAGCCCTATGGGCCGCTGAGCCTTGATCCAGGTGCCTCGGTGCTTCATTATGCTCAGGAGGCCTTCGAGGGGCTCAAGGCTTACTACCACGACGATGGTTCTATCTGGCTCTTTCGGCCCGATGCCAACGCCCAGCGCTTCTACAACTCAGCCAAGCGCCTGGCCCTGCCCCCGCTCGAGCCCAATGACTTCCTAGGATCGGTCGCGGCCCTGGTCCGCCGTGACGCAGACTGGGTGCCCAAGCGGCGCGAGTACACGCTCTATATGCGCCCCTATATGTTCGCCTCCGAGCCCTTCCTGGGCGTGCGCGCTCCGCATGCGGTGGACTATTGCGTCATCGCCTCGCCCTCGGGACCATACTTCGCCGGCGGTGTCAAGCCGGTCAGCATCTGGGTGGAGGACAAGTGGTTCCGCACCGGCCCCGGCGGCACAGGTTTTGCCAAGTGCGGCGGCAACTATGCGGCCTCCCTGCTGGGTGAGAACCGCGGTGCCGAGCACGGCTGCGAGCAGGTCTGCTTCGTCGATGCGGCCACCAAGACCTACCTGGAGGAGCTGGGCGGCATGAACATGTTCACCGTCCACAAGGACGGACACCTGGAGACCCCCAGCCTGACCGGAACCATTCTGCCCGGCGTCACCCGCAACTCCCTAATCGCTCTGGCACAGGACAACGGCAGGGACGTGACGGAAACCATGATCCGTCTGGACACCCTGCTGGATGACATCCGCTCGGGCGAGGTCACCGAGGTGTTCGCCTGCGGGACTGCTGCCATCATCACCCCGATCGGGCGCTTCAAGTCCGAGAACTTCGACGTTCAGGTGGCCGACGGAGGCTCGGGCGAGGTCACCATGGACTTGCGCAACGAGCTCCTGGGCATCCAGCTGGGCGAGATCGAGGATCCGCACGACTGGATGTGGAAGGTCTGCTGA
- a CDS encoding 50S ribosomal protein L25/general stress protein Ctc — translation MANTIKLDGEVRDKFGKGAARRMRVAQQIPATIYAGGAQPDYIKLPMRETTLALRRANALFSISFGGQTKTAVVKDVQRNPVKRQVEHIDFYEVRAGEKVTVEVPVFVSGETKGAAVALIDTQNLQVRADVSNLPERIDISVEGLSEGDKILAKDVKLPEGSELVIDDMEDSIVSVEIPKEESLETPSEETEQADAEAAPEADAQGE, via the coding sequence ATGGCTAACACAATTAAGCTCGATGGCGAAGTCCGCGACAAATTCGGCAAGGGAGCGGCACGCCGCATGCGCGTGGCCCAGCAGATTCCCGCCACCATCTACGCCGGCGGCGCCCAGCCCGACTACATCAAGCTGCCCATGCGCGAGACCACTCTGGCCCTGCGTCGCGCCAACGCCCTCTTCTCCATCAGCTTCGGCGGACAGACCAAGACGGCCGTGGTCAAGGACGTGCAGCGCAACCCGGTCAAGCGCCAGGTGGAGCATATCGACTTCTACGAGGTCCGCGCCGGCGAGAAGGTCACCGTGGAGGTGCCTGTCTTCGTCAGCGGCGAGACCAAGGGCGCCGCCGTGGCGCTGATCGACACCCAGAATCTGCAGGTCAGGGCTGACGTGTCCAACCTGCCCGAGCGCATCGACATCAGCGTGGAGGGCCTGTCCGAGGGCGACAAGATCCTGGCAAAGGACGTCAAGCTGCCCGAGGGCTCCGAGCTGGTCATCGACGATATGGAGGATTCCATCGTCTCAGTCGAGATCCCCAAGGAGGAGAGCCTGGAGACCCCCTCCGAGGAGACCGAACAGGCCGATGCGGAAGCTGCTCCGGAGGCCGACGCCCAGGGCGAGTGA
- a CDS encoding long-chain fatty acid--CoA ligase, which yields MAHQVGHGEGPTGEENGDPSQASPRAAEESLALPNTHFWSADYATTTRMDPASGLLSATTAGMGPVPDDMTVYDIYADRARRTPDQPVLHFVENGSWTYRTGREILHDIRTTAKGFLHYGLKKGDAVAFMCRTSYEWDIVDAAVLSIGGVIATIYDTDSAEQIRFIVNNSDARLLVVQTAEMRAKAEGADKDCPTLERIACLESGALQELQAYGESVSDTELDERINSIHKTDLCSIVYTSGSTAAPKGVEMTHEHYCQLARNLNAFIPNLTLDPDGSILLFLPQAHTFARAISYGVVYGTMHVYISSGLATLLSDLQESKPTVIIGVPRVFEKVYNAASQKAGHGIKGRIFNGAARAARTYMEDISRQGWPTRRSALRRALYDPLVYSSLRQVLGGRAKWIVSGGAPLDPELLGFFRGSNVPVYEGYGLTETTAPCAFNPLGTPYHRGSVGIPFPGFTIRIASDGEVQIKGVCVFHSYHKNEEATRDSFTGDGWYATGDLGRLSRDGFLFLTGRKKDLIITAGGKNVSPRPIEEVIERSEIVSQALVLGDKRPFISALVTLNESALRPWLASKGLDRNMSLQEAAQNAVVRAEVQEYVDRANEGVSRAESVRKFIILPEEFTQDNGLMTPSMKVIRPKVIERYADLLNTRMYTAKRTPAPRR from the coding sequence ATGGCACACCAAGTGGGTCATGGGGAGGGACCGACTGGCGAGGAGAATGGGGATCCGTCACAGGCCTCCCCCCGGGCCGCCGAGGAGTCACTCGCCCTGCCCAACACGCATTTCTGGTCGGCCGACTACGCCACCACCACGCGCATGGATCCAGCCTCGGGGCTGCTTTCGGCCACCACCGCCGGCATGGGACCGGTGCCAGACGACATGACTGTCTATGACATCTACGCCGACCGGGCCCGCCGCACCCCCGACCAGCCGGTTCTGCACTTCGTGGAGAACGGCAGCTGGACCTACCGGACCGGCCGTGAGATCCTGCATGACATCAGAACCACCGCCAAGGGCTTCTTGCACTATGGGCTGAAGAAGGGCGATGCCGTGGCCTTCATGTGCAGGACCAGCTACGAGTGGGACATCGTGGATGCCGCAGTCCTGTCCATCGGCGGGGTCATCGCCACCATCTACGACACCGATTCGGCCGAGCAGATTCGATTCATCGTCAACAACTCCGACGCCAGGCTGCTGGTGGTGCAGACCGCTGAGATGCGCGCCAAGGCCGAGGGGGCCGACAAGGACTGCCCTACCCTGGAGCGGATCGCCTGTCTGGAGTCCGGGGCCCTGCAGGAGCTGCAGGCCTACGGGGAGTCGGTCAGCGACACCGAGCTTGACGAGCGGATCAACTCCATCCACAAGACTGACCTCTGCTCCATCGTCTACACCTCGGGTTCCACGGCGGCGCCCAAGGGCGTGGAGATGACCCATGAGCATTACTGCCAACTGGCCAGAAACCTGAACGCCTTCATCCCCAATCTGACCCTTGACCCGGATGGATCCATCCTGCTTTTCCTGCCCCAGGCACACACCTTCGCTCGGGCCATCAGCTACGGGGTCGTCTACGGAACCATGCACGTGTACATATCCTCTGGACTGGCAACCCTGCTGTCCGACCTGCAGGAGTCCAAGCCTACAGTCATTATCGGCGTGCCCAGGGTTTTCGAGAAGGTCTACAACGCCGCCTCCCAGAAGGCCGGGCACGGTATCAAGGGCAGAATCTTTAACGGAGCTGCTCGGGCGGCACGCACCTATATGGAGGACATCTCTCGCCAGGGCTGGCCAACCAGGCGAAGCGCCCTGCGGAGAGCCCTCTACGACCCGCTGGTCTACTCTTCCCTGCGCCAGGTCCTGGGCGGACGGGCCAAGTGGATCGTCTCCGGAGGCGCTCCTCTGGACCCGGAGCTGCTGGGGTTCTTCCGCGGCTCCAATGTCCCGGTCTATGAGGGCTACGGCCTGACTGAGACCACTGCGCCCTGCGCCTTCAACCCCCTGGGCACCCCCTACCACAGGGGCTCGGTGGGCATCCCCTTCCCGGGATTCACCATCCGCATCGCCTCGGACGGCGAGGTGCAGATCAAGGGCGTCTGCGTATTCCACAGCTACCACAAGAACGAGGAGGCCACCCGCGATTCTTTCACTGGGGACGGCTGGTACGCCACAGGCGACTTGGGGCGGCTCTCCCGAGACGGGTTCCTCTTCCTGACCGGGCGCAAGAAGGACCTGATCATCACGGCCGGAGGCAAGAACGTCTCCCCCAGGCCCATCGAGGAAGTCATCGAACGTTCCGAGATCGTCTCCCAGGCTCTGGTTCTGGGCGACAAGCGCCCCTTCATTTCTGCCCTGGTCACCCTGAACGAGTCCGCCCTGCGGCCCTGGCTGGCATCCAAGGGGCTGGATCGCAACATGTCCCTGCAGGAGGCGGCGCAGAACGCCGTGGTACGGGCCGAAGTCCAGGAGTATGTGGACCGGGCCAATGAGGGCGTCTCACGGGCCGAATCGGTGCGCAAATTCATCATTCTGCCCGAGGAGTTCACCCAGGACAACGGGCTGATGACACCATCCATGAAGGTGATCCGGCCCAAGGTCATCGAGCGCTATGCCGACCTGCTGAACACCCGGATGTACACGGCCAAGCGCACCCCGGCACCCCGCCGCTGA
- the era gene encoding GTPase Era, with protein sequence MTKEEHSDAKAPVHRSGFVAVVGRPNVGKSTLMNALVGRPIAIASSRPETTRKAIRGIMTRPEAQVVLVDTPGIHRPRTLLGQRLNDVVEASLSDVDAIAFLLPADQAIGPGDRRILSRLRSDFARKDKDGKWIWRKPLIAIVTKIDQLGKSQLVDKLLEIGAFADFSQIVPVSAMEADNVDEVAQVLIDAMPEGPQLYPDDQLTEERPEDMIAEMVRGAYLEELNDELPHSLAVRVESIEPDPEGGRDTVQIGIYVERDSQKPIVIGRGAEHLVRVKKKLRTAVNRTMGRKVRLDLHVKVARNWQTDPRQLDRLGF encoded by the coding sequence ATGACCAAGGAAGAACACAGTGATGCCAAGGCGCCGGTCCACCGATCGGGGTTTGTGGCAGTAGTAGGCCGACCCAATGTGGGCAAGTCCACGCTCATGAACGCCCTGGTAGGCAGGCCCATCGCCATCGCCTCCTCCCGGCCGGAGACCACCCGCAAGGCTATTCGAGGGATTATGACCCGCCCTGAGGCCCAGGTGGTCTTGGTGGATACCCCGGGCATTCACCGTCCGCGCACCCTGCTGGGCCAGCGGCTCAACGACGTGGTGGAGGCCTCCCTGTCGGACGTGGACGCCATTGCTTTTTTGTTGCCTGCCGACCAAGCCATAGGCCCTGGCGACCGTCGCATTCTCAGCCGGCTGCGGTCCGACTTCGCCCGCAAGGACAAGGACGGCAAGTGGATCTGGCGAAAGCCCCTGATCGCCATAGTGACCAAGATCGACCAACTGGGCAAGAGCCAGCTGGTGGACAAGCTTCTGGAGATTGGCGCCTTTGCAGACTTCTCTCAGATCGTTCCGGTCAGCGCCATGGAGGCTGACAACGTGGACGAGGTGGCACAGGTTTTGATTGATGCCATGCCCGAGGGCCCCCAGCTCTACCCTGACGACCAGCTGACCGAGGAGCGTCCAGAAGATATGATCGCCGAGATGGTTCGCGGAGCCTACTTGGAAGAGCTCAACGACGAGCTACCCCATTCCCTGGCCGTCCGTGTGGAGTCCATCGAACCGGATCCGGAGGGCGGACGCGACACAGTTCAGATCGGCATTTATGTAGAGCGCGACTCCCAGAAGCCCATCGTCATCGGGCGTGGGGCCGAGCATCTGGTGCGGGTGAAGAAAAAGCTGCGTACTGCCGTCAACCGGACCATGGGTCGCAAGGTCCGGTTGGATCTGCACGTCAAGGTGGCCCGCAACTGGCAGACCGACCCCAGGCAGCTGGATCGCCTGGGGTTCTGA
- a CDS encoding hemolysin family protein encodes MSERTIAALVIMALAVIALVVLSLALAEAQGALNRVTRSSLNNLILGLQTDQELSQFSRMKRIDRIHRAQSLISQRQVTGSACAFFRIICDIMVGVLVASMAALGGLSLWEQLLCGVVMAILVAAVSVTLGPHGRSRQPMETLLKHVRLVGLAVLLTPFKRRRQAEARSRKNHRGDLSDDEELEKIQIEQGRAMVDQLVEAGAFDPEISEMLKNVLTLSTTLTREIMVPRTDMICISKDATLDSALKLFSRSGFSRIPAIGDDVDDLVGIVYLKDVVRALAFSRKGDRSIASIIRRPVLVPESKPVDDLFHYMQRSRHHLAVVVDEYGGIAGLVTIEDAIEQIVGELEDEHDQVQHDEPKQIGPHTWQLPVRTPIADLEELYEITIDEDDVDTVYGLLTKLLGSVPVSGSSAVTRGIRLTAGEAVGRRKKIATIVVEPANGSSIALEDGVGQEDQQADGDQPGQGSQENS; translated from the coding sequence ATGAGTGAGCGGACCATCGCCGCCTTGGTGATCATGGCTTTGGCCGTAATCGCCCTGGTCGTGCTCTCTCTGGCGCTTGCCGAGGCCCAGGGTGCACTCAACCGGGTGACCCGATCCAGTCTCAACAATTTGATCTTGGGATTGCAGACCGATCAGGAACTCAGCCAGTTCTCTAGGATGAAGCGAATCGACCGTATTCATCGGGCCCAGAGTCTGATCTCCCAACGGCAGGTGACCGGAAGCGCCTGTGCCTTTTTCCGCATCATCTGCGACATCATGGTCGGTGTCCTGGTGGCCAGCATGGCTGCTCTTGGCGGCCTGTCCCTCTGGGAGCAGCTGCTGTGTGGAGTGGTCATGGCCATCCTGGTGGCCGCCGTCTCCGTCACTCTGGGTCCGCATGGCCGCTCCCGCCAGCCTATGGAAACGCTGCTCAAGCACGTGCGTCTGGTCGGGCTGGCCGTTCTTCTGACGCCTTTCAAGCGTCGGCGGCAGGCTGAGGCCCGTTCCCGCAAAAACCATCGTGGCGACCTTTCCGACGACGAGGAACTGGAGAAGATCCAGATCGAACAGGGCCGTGCTATGGTCGACCAGCTGGTGGAGGCCGGCGCCTTCGATCCGGAGATCTCCGAGATGCTGAAGAACGTGCTGACCCTGTCGACTACGCTTACCCGGGAGATCATGGTTCCTCGCACCGATATGATCTGCATCTCCAAGGATGCCACTTTGGATTCGGCCCTGAAGCTCTTCTCCCGGTCGGGATTCTCCCGCATTCCCGCCATTGGCGACGACGTGGATGACCTGGTCGGCATCGTCTACTTGAAGGATGTGGTCCGCGCCCTGGCCTTTAGCCGTAAGGGCGACAGATCGATCGCCTCCATCATCCGTCGGCCCGTCCTGGTGCCTGAATCCAAGCCGGTGGACGACCTCTTCCACTACATGCAGCGCTCCCGCCACCACCTGGCTGTGGTCGTGGACGAATACGGGGGCATCGCCGGTCTGGTCACCATTGAGGACGCCATCGAGCAGATCGTGGGGGAGCTGGAGGACGAGCATGACCAGGTCCAGCACGATGAGCCCAAGCAGATCGGCCCACACACCTGGCAGTTGCCGGTCCGCACGCCCATTGCCGACCTGGAGGAGCTCTACGAGATCACCATCGACGAGGACGATGTGGATACGGTCTATGGCCTGCTGACCAAGCTGCTGGGCTCCGTGCCAGTCTCAGGCTCATCGGCAGTGACCCGAGGAATCAGGCTGACCGCAGGAGAAGCCGTGGGTCGCCGCAAGAAGATCGCCACCATCGTGGTCGAGCCAGCCAACGGATCCAGCATCGCCCTGGAGGACGGTGTAGGGCAAGAAGACCAACAGGCCGACGGGGATCAACCCGGGCAGGGCAGTCAGGAGAATTCATGA
- the ybeY gene encoding rRNA maturation RNase YbeY, producing MSVEVTNETQWLIDAKTFSDLGVWVLDQMRVSTQSDMTIIFNDPEPMAVLHERWMNLDGPTDVMSFPMDELRPGDENHRQEGILGDIVICPWVAAQQALAAGHSTMEEMLLLAIHGTLHLLGYDHVSREQEAQMFGLQRQLLLTFLALRQGPITDAALPAGATNALEIYERYGRDAHQGGKSHE from the coding sequence ATGAGCGTAGAAGTGACCAACGAGACCCAATGGCTGATCGATGCCAAGACCTTCTCCGACTTGGGGGTGTGGGTACTGGACCAGATGCGGGTGAGCACCCAGTCCGACATGACCATCATCTTCAACGATCCCGAGCCCATGGCGGTGCTGCATGAGCGCTGGATGAACCTGGACGGTCCTACCGATGTAATGAGCTTTCCCATGGACGAGCTGCGCCCCGGCGATGAAAACCATCGGCAGGAGGGAATCCTGGGCGATATCGTCATCTGCCCCTGGGTGGCGGCGCAGCAGGCCTTGGCAGCCGGCCATTCCACCATGGAGGAGATGCTGTTGCTGGCCATCCACGGTACCCTGCATCTGCTGGGGTATGACCACGTCAGCAGGGAGCAGGAGGCGCAGATGTTTGGATTGCAGCGCCAACTCCTGTTGACCTTTTTGGCCCTGCGCCAAGGGCCCATCACGGATGCCGCGCTGCCGGCCGGGGCCACCAATGCTCTGGAGATCTATGAGCGGTACGGCCGCGATGCCCATCAGGGAGGCAAATCCCATGAGTGA
- a CDS encoding PhoH family protein, which produces MAVTTRTLEIPEGIDPVQVLGPEDAVIDRIERAFPAVSILVRGNQIMLQAQDRQGDVQAAQIRDLLTELMQTADQVPVDADQVGRILDHRRLGTAGAADYSPPEGRTINITDRNYQETAIAESEEDNTLEGIGQLRQAAPAAVRRRPLTQASKGPIRPKTAGQSAYVAAIETHTITFGIGPAGTGKTYLAVAKAVQEFRAGRIGRIILTRPAVEAGESLGFLPGTLNEKVDPYLRPLYDALADMLGTSRLHRLLADETIEVAPLAYMRGRTLNDAFVILDEAQNTTRRQMKMFLTRLGFNTKMVITGDVTQVDLGGPASGLATIEQVLHGINDIAFVHLQAADVVRNRLVGQIVRAYDRADQASNRGREQA; this is translated from the coding sequence GTGGCGGTAACTACGCGAACCCTGGAGATTCCGGAGGGGATCGACCCGGTTCAGGTGCTGGGGCCGGAGGATGCAGTCATCGACAGGATTGAGCGCGCCTTCCCGGCAGTGTCCATCCTGGTTCGTGGCAACCAGATCATGCTGCAGGCTCAAGACCGGCAGGGGGACGTTCAGGCGGCTCAAATACGGGACCTGCTGACCGAACTCATGCAGACAGCCGACCAGGTCCCAGTGGATGCCGATCAGGTGGGGCGAATACTGGACCATCGCCGCTTGGGGACGGCCGGCGCAGCCGATTACTCCCCTCCAGAAGGGCGGACAATTAACATTACAGACCGCAATTATCAGGAGACAGCCATTGCAGAGTCCGAGGAGGACAACACACTGGAAGGCATCGGTCAACTCCGCCAGGCGGCCCCCGCTGCAGTTCGTCGCCGCCCTCTGACCCAGGCCTCCAAGGGTCCGATCAGGCCCAAGACTGCTGGCCAGTCTGCTTACGTGGCCGCCATTGAAACGCATACCATCACTTTCGGCATCGGCCCGGCCGGCACCGGCAAGACCTATCTGGCGGTGGCCAAGGCTGTGCAGGAATTCCGGGCCGGGCGCATCGGGCGCATCATTCTGACCAGGCCTGCCGTGGAGGCGGGGGAGAGCCTGGGCTTCCTGCCTGGCACCCTCAATGAGAAGGTAGACCCCTATCTGCGGCCCCTCTACGATGCCCTGGCTGACATGCTGGGCACCTCGCGGCTCCATCGGCTTCTGGCTGATGAGACCATTGAGGTTGCCCCGCTGGCCTACATGCGCGGGCGTACCCTGAACGATGCCTTTGTGATCCTGGACGAAGCGCAAAACACCACCCGCAGGCAGATGAAGATGTTCCTGACCCGTCTTGGATTCAACACCAAGATGGTCATCACCGGCGACGTCACCCAGGTGGATCTGGGCGGGCCCGCATCTGGTCTGGCCACTATAGAACAGGTGCTGCACGGCATCAACGATATTGCCTTCGTACACCTGCAGGCGGCCGATGTTGTGCGCAACCGACTGGTTGGGCAGATTGTCCGGGCCTACGACCGCGCCGATCAAGCCAGCAACCGGGGACGGGAGCAGGCATGA
- a CDS encoding histidine triad nucleotide-binding protein yields the protein MSDDDRQEDCIFCRIVAGEVPSEKVYEDETVYAFKDANPKAPVHVLIVPRHHYASVADLAKADPDTLAHIVQVAQQIADQDYHGAYRLIFNTGEDAGQSVFHVHAHVLTGQVLPE from the coding sequence ATGAGCGATGACGATCGACAGGAGGACTGCATTTTCTGCAGAATCGTGGCAGGGGAGGTCCCCAGCGAAAAGGTCTATGAGGATGAGACCGTCTACGCTTTCAAGGATGCCAACCCCAAGGCCCCCGTCCATGTCCTGATCGTCCCGCGTCACCACTATGCGTCGGTGGCCGACCTGGCCAAGGCTGATCCTGACACTCTGGCCCACATCGTCCAGGTGGCGCAGCAGATCGCCGATCAGGACTATCATGGAGCCTACCGGCTGATTTTCAACACGGGGGAGGATGCCGGCCAATCAGTCTTCCATGTCCACGCACACGTCCTGACCGGACAGGTGTTGCCCGAGTGA
- a CDS encoding 16S rRNA (uracil(1498)-N(3))-methyltransferase, whose amino-acid sequence MTAPLFLLDPDHDDSPLASDELHAGWRLTLPEHVCRHALGSMRLKNGDQLDLSDGSGLRISALVRDASTGLVEVTAVGRQAPPEKELILVQALAKGGRDEQAIDMATQIGVDEVMPWQADRSIAKWRPGRNDRHWQAVLEAATEQSRRAYRPRLLGKVDSRGLAAWCRKATDEGGLVLVLHQDADLGWDAVRKRVDKLPKSSSVAVVVGPEGGIADQEVQTMMREGALAVRLGDNILRAALAGPVALTLLADMLGRWQSEAPEPSA is encoded by the coding sequence ATGACTGCACCCCTCTTCCTGTTGGATCCCGACCACGATGATTCCCCACTGGCCAGCGATGAGCTCCATGCTGGCTGGCGTCTGACCCTGCCCGAGCACGTTTGTCGTCATGCCTTGGGTTCCATGAGGCTGAAGAACGGGGACCAGCTGGATTTATCAGACGGGAGCGGACTGCGCATCAGCGCCCTGGTCAGAGATGCCTCAACCGGCCTGGTGGAGGTCACCGCTGTGGGCCGGCAGGCGCCTCCCGAGAAAGAACTGATTCTGGTCCAGGCCCTGGCTAAGGGCGGCAGGGACGAGCAAGCCATAGATATGGCCACCCAGATCGGCGTGGATGAAGTGATGCCCTGGCAGGCTGATCGGTCCATAGCCAAATGGAGGCCAGGCCGCAACGACCGGCACTGGCAGGCCGTCTTGGAAGCAGCCACTGAGCAGAGCCGGAGGGCCTACCGTCCTCGGCTGCTGGGCAAGGTGGACAGCCGTGGTCTGGCCGCCTGGTGTCGGAAGGCGACCGATGAGGGAGGCCTGGTCCTGGTGCTGCACCAGGACGCCGACCTTGGTTGGGATGCGGTCCGCAAACGCGTAGACAAGCTGCCAAAGAGCTCGTCGGTCGCCGTGGTTGTGGGTCCTGAAGGCGGAATTGCCGATCAGGAGGTCCAGACCATGATGAGGGAGGGGGCCCTGGCAGTCCGGTTGGGGGACAATATCCTCCGGGCTGCCCTGGCTGGACCTGTGGCCCTGACCCTGCTGGCGGACATGCTGGGTCGCTGGCAGTCAGAGGCCCCTGAGCCCAGCGCATGA